From a single Miscanthus floridulus cultivar M001 chromosome 8, ASM1932011v1, whole genome shotgun sequence genomic region:
- the LOC136474778 gene encoding casparian strip membrane protein 3-like yields the protein MEDSKAPVSEHGGETTKAAVLEVAASSGSRRAAANRWLAVLDLILCFVAVIATVGSAIAMGTTNQTLPFFTQFLRFKARYSDLSTLTFFVVVNSIVAAYLVLSIPLSMVHIMASRAKHSRLVLVFFDATMLALVTSAASAAVGIVYLAHKGNARANWFAVCQQFDSFCERISGSLIGSFAAMVLLLLLLL from the exons ATGGAGGACAGCAAAGCCCCGGTGTCGGAGCACGGCGGGGAGACCACCAAGGCCGCCGTGCTCGAGGTGGCCGCCAGCAGCGGGAGCCGCAGGGCGGCGGCCAACCGCTGGCTGGCCGTGCTCGACctcatcctctgcttcgtcgcgGTGATCGCCACCGTCGGCAGCGCCATTGCCATGGGCACCACCAACCAGACGCTGCCCTTCTTCACGCAGTTCCTCCGGTTCAAGGCGCGGTACAGCGATCTCTCGACCCTGAC GTTCTTCGTGGTGGTGAATTCGATCGTTGCCGCGTACCTGGTCCTGTCCATACCTCTGTCCATGGTGCACATCATGGCGAGCAGGGCGAAGCACAGTAGGCTGGTGTTGGTTTTCTTCGACGCG ACAATGCTGGCGCTGGTGAcgtcggcggcgtcggcggcCGTGGGGATCGTGTACCTGGCGCACAAGGGCAACGCCAGGGCCAACTGGTTCGCCGTATGCCAGCAGTTCGACTCCTTCTGCGAGCGCATCTCCGGCTCCCTCATCGGCTCATTCGCGGCCATGG tgctgctccttcttcttcttctt